In one Prosthecochloris aestuarii DSM 271 genomic region, the following are encoded:
- a CDS encoding haloacid dehalogenase type II, producing the protein MTMTLAFDVYGTLIDTHGLVTELREFAGDRAGEFSRVWREKQLEYSFRRGLMHQYETFAVCTRQALDYTSASCNVFLTSQQKSLLLDRYAALPAFSDAASALDDLRVAGFRLFAFSNGTADAVETLFHNAGIREYFLDVLSVDDLCSFKPNPAVYSHFLRKSGATAGSAWLISSNPFDVIGAISAGMRAAWVKRSPDALFDPWGIEPTLTVAGLEELCGCLQASLSGE; encoded by the coding sequence ATGACGATGACCCTCGCTTTTGATGTTTACGGGACACTGATCGATACGCACGGACTGGTGACAGAACTGCGGGAATTCGCGGGAGACCGGGCCGGAGAGTTTTCGCGTGTCTGGAGGGAGAAACAGCTCGAATACTCCTTCAGACGAGGCCTCATGCACCAGTATGAGACCTTCGCTGTCTGTACCCGCCAGGCGCTCGATTACACCAGTGCGTCTTGCAATGTGTTCCTCACCAGCCAACAAAAGTCCTTGCTGCTCGACAGGTATGCTGCATTGCCCGCGTTCAGTGACGCAGCATCGGCACTCGACGATCTCAGGGTGGCAGGGTTCCGGTTGTTCGCCTTTTCCAACGGTACGGCAGATGCTGTTGAAACGCTCTTCCACAACGCCGGAATCAGGGAGTATTTTCTCGATGTCCTGAGCGTGGACGACCTCTGTTCTTTCAAGCCCAACCCGGCGGTGTACAGCCATTTCCTGAGGAAGTCCGGTGCAACGGCTGGCAGCGCCTGGCTGATTTCAAGTAATCCGTTTGACGTGATCGGGGCGATCTCGGCAGGCATGCGGGCTGCGTGGGTCAAGCGTTCACCCGATGCCCTGTTCGATCCGTGGGGGATAGAACCGACACTGACCGTTGCAGGTCTCGAAGAGCTGTGTGGGTGTCTGCAAGCCTCTCTTTCCGGTGAGTGA
- a CDS encoding D-glycero-alpha-D-manno-heptose-1,7-bisphosphate 7-phosphatase — MSSIRGFAGVSDQVLRKIKVLFLDRDGTINHDIGTYVTSRQQFRLIDRAAEAVRVAKAAGFEIVIVTNQAGIAKGIVTPEAIDDVHEYMRDLFCLDNASFDRVYYCPSHPDYPHPLYDRFSDCRKPGTGMVERAIAEYRACGCEVDLGHSFFIGDKTIDVECALRAGLRPVLVRTGHGEESLCREKNLLPEYVADDLYDAVAGYILSQQLT, encoded by the coding sequence ATGAGCTCTATCAGGGGGTTCGCGGGGGTGAGTGATCAGGTGCTCAGAAAGATTAAGGTCTTATTTCTTGACAGAGACGGTACGATCAATCACGATATCGGAACCTATGTTACATCGCGCCAGCAGTTTCGTCTGATCGACAGGGCTGCTGAAGCGGTCAGGGTGGCAAAAGCTGCTGGTTTTGAGATCGTGATTGTGACTAATCAGGCAGGGATTGCAAAGGGGATCGTCACTCCTGAAGCGATTGATGATGTTCATGAGTACATGCGGGATTTGTTTTGCCTCGACAACGCCTCGTTCGACAGGGTGTATTACTGCCCATCCCATCCGGACTATCCTCATCCGCTCTACGATCGTTTCAGCGACTGTCGGAAACCCGGAACCGGTATGGTTGAGCGTGCAATTGCCGAATACCGGGCGTGCGGTTGTGAGGTGGACCTTGGCCATTCGTTTTTCATAGGCGACAAAACTATCGATGTCGAATGTGCTCTGCGTGCAGGGCTCCGGCCTGTTCTCGTGAGGACCGGTCATGGAGAGGAGTCGCTCTGCAGGGAGAAAAACCTTCTTCCCGAATATGTTGCCGATGACCTTTACGATGCCGTTGCCGGTTATATCCTTTCACAACAGCTCACTTGA
- a CDS encoding starch synthase encodes MSRSTCKVLYVSGEISPFIRVSALADFMASFPHAMEEEGCEARIMMPKYGVINDRKFRLHDVLRLSDIEVRSKEKTDLLHVKVTALPSSKIQTYFLYNEKYFKRNALFADMQQGSDVKNSLERVVFFNLGVLETLQRLGWKPDIIHCQDWYAGLVPLLLKTMYADCEFFKDIRTVLTVHNAYRQGIYPLKGFKKMLPSEVIDKMHVEDDTVNMLFTAVEHFDAVTTTSDAYAGMLADGRSEAFGLDRVIEKRASGLVGIANGLDAKQWNPAADKMIKKKFDIERLSEKTENKKYLLEEFGMELEEATPLVGSVINAERFQGSELLMESIDGLMELDIQLVVSVSGDKELIRRLQEKAKAYPEKLAVYSEFSDAIFHQIMASSDLLLIPAEVESCGMMQLFAIAYGSVPVVYTAGGNIETIEEIAGDKNGSAFVFHEYSVESLLATFEDALHTYADGERWERIVTGNMVRDLTWKNSAAKYNELYQGVRGGE; translated from the coding sequence ATGTCCAGAAGCACTTGTAAGGTTCTTTATGTATCCGGTGAAATTTCCCCGTTTATTCGGGTTAGTGCTCTTGCTGACTTTATGGCATCCTTTCCTCACGCAATGGAGGAAGAGGGTTGTGAAGCCCGCATTATGATGCCGAAATACGGTGTCATCAACGATCGCAAGTTTCGCCTCCACGATGTTCTGCGTTTGTCTGATATAGAAGTTCGCTCTAAAGAGAAAACTGACCTGCTCCATGTCAAGGTCACGGCTCTGCCTTCGAGCAAAATACAGACCTACTTTCTTTATAACGAAAAATATTTCAAACGTAACGCTCTTTTTGCCGATATGCAGCAGGGCAGTGATGTGAAAAACAGTCTTGAGAGAGTCGTGTTTTTCAATCTGGGCGTTCTTGAAACGCTGCAGCGTCTCGGCTGGAAGCCGGATATCATTCATTGCCAGGACTGGTACGCAGGCCTTGTTCCTCTGCTGTTGAAAACCATGTATGCTGACTGTGAATTTTTCAAGGATATCCGTACCGTGCTGACCGTCCACAACGCCTATCGTCAGGGGATCTATCCGCTCAAAGGGTTCAAGAAGATGTTGCCTTCCGAGGTGATCGATAAGATGCATGTCGAGGACGATACCGTCAATATGCTTTTTACCGCAGTGGAGCATTTCGATGCGGTCACGACAACTTCGGATGCCTATGCCGGTATGCTCGCCGATGGGCGAAGTGAAGCGTTCGGTCTTGATCGTGTTATCGAAAAGCGTGCATCCGGCCTGGTTGGCATTGCTAACGGCCTGGATGCCAAGCAGTGGAATCCTGCTGCCGATAAAATGATCAAGAAAAAATTCGATATCGAGCGTCTTTCCGAGAAAACAGAGAATAAAAAATATCTTCTCGAAGAGTTCGGCATGGAGCTCGAAGAGGCGACGCCTCTCGTCGGCTCGGTGATCAATGCCGAACGTTTCCAGGGCTCTGAACTGCTCATGGAATCCATCGATGGGCTCATGGAGCTCGATATTCAGCTCGTTGTTTCAGTGTCTGGCGACAAGGAGTTAATCCGGCGGCTGCAGGAGAAGGCGAAAGCCTATCCTGAAAAGCTTGCGGTGTATTCTGAATTCAGCGATGCGATTTTCCATCAGATCATGGCATCGTCGGATCTTCTGCTGATCCCTGCCGAGGTTGAATCGTGCGGAATGATGCAGCTTTTTGCCATCGCTTACGGCTCTGTTCCCGTTGTCTACACTGCGGGCGGCAACATCGAAACGATAGAAGAGATCGCTGGCGACAAGAACGGTTCGGCTTTCGTCTTCCATGAGTACAGCGTGGAATCGCTTCTTGCAACGTTTGAAGATGCGCTTCATACCTATGCCGATGGTGAGCGTTGGGAGCGCATTGTTACCGGTAATATGGTCCGGGACCTGACATGGAAAAATTCCGCTGCAAAGTACAATGAGCTCTATCAGGGGGTTCGCGGGGGTGAGTGA
- the hemW gene encoding radical SAM family heme chaperone HemW, translating into MLPMTFTMPLPVISFHNSSLDSPDTPGMLHCYVHIPFCRNRCSYCDFFLITREGFQEPFFRALREETRSRAILLEGRTIRSVHFGGGTPSLVDPRHLEAWLNQVAGYATFHPELEITLEANPEDLTPQSLALWSSIGVNRLSIGIQSYNSRKLHALGRDHDALCARRVTGEAMERFRNVSVDLICGVEGESSALWGADLDDALSFGLQHLSVYMLTVEPSTRLARDVSKGLVQVPGEGELASMYSIASERLSSSGFEHYEVSNFARAGCFSRYNMGCWQRESYLGFGPSAHSLYTLGAAEWRSANVTSLTRYIAEPRELSSQREFLSEKDRRNEQIFLSLRLKTGLDAGLLQRWHSFDPRIDAAVDAFRQRGWLDVNGRTLKVTRKGFLFADLIAEELLLG; encoded by the coding sequence ATGTTGCCGATGACCTTTACGATGCCGTTGCCGGTTATATCCTTTCACAACAGCTCACTTGACTCGCCTGACACTCCCGGGATGCTTCACTGTTACGTCCATATTCCTTTCTGCAGAAACCGCTGCAGCTACTGTGACTTTTTCCTGATAACCCGCGAGGGATTTCAGGAACCTTTTTTTCGTGCGCTCCGGGAGGAGACCCGCTCTCGCGCTATCCTGCTTGAGGGCAGGACGATCCGTTCCGTTCATTTCGGCGGTGGAACCCCCTCGCTTGTCGACCCTCGGCACCTCGAAGCGTGGTTGAATCAGGTTGCCGGGTATGCGACCTTTCATCCTGAACTGGAGATCACCCTTGAAGCCAATCCGGAAGATCTTACCCCTCAATCCCTTGCGCTCTGGTCATCGATCGGTGTCAACCGCCTGAGTATCGGTATTCAGTCATACAACAGCAGGAAACTTCACGCTCTCGGGCGCGACCATGACGCCTTGTGCGCACGTCGCGTCACCGGGGAGGCGATGGAGCGCTTCCGGAATGTCAGCGTTGATCTGATCTGCGGGGTTGAGGGGGAGTCGTCTGCCCTGTGGGGTGCCGATCTTGATGACGCCCTCTCATTCGGTCTGCAGCATCTGTCGGTCTATATGCTGACGGTCGAGCCTTCCACGCGGCTTGCCCGCGATGTCAGCAAAGGCCTCGTTCAGGTGCCGGGTGAGGGTGAGCTTGCCTCGATGTACTCGATTGCCTCAGAACGGCTCTCATCATCGGGGTTCGAGCATTATGAGGTATCGAATTTCGCCAGGGCAGGCTGTTTTTCACGCTATAATATGGGATGCTGGCAAAGGGAATCGTATCTTGGATTCGGTCCTTCTGCCCATTCGCTCTATACACTGGGGGCAGCTGAGTGGCGCAGTGCCAATGTGACGAGTCTGACACGCTATATTGCTGAACCCCGTGAGCTCTCTTCACAGAGAGAGTTTCTCTCAGAAAAGGATCGTCGCAATGAGCAGATTTTTCTTTCCCTTCGCCTGAAGACCGGTCTCGATGCCGGCCTTCTGCAAAGGTGGCATTCGTTCGATCCGAGGATCGATGCGGCAGTCGATGCATTCAGACAACGAGGGTGGCTCGATGTGAACGGCCGGACCCTCAAGGTGACCCGGAAAGGGTTTCTTTTCGCCGATCTCATTGCTGAGGAACTGCTGCTCGGATGA
- the bchJ gene encoding bacteriochlorophyll 4-vinyl reductase, producing the protein MSEPAKIGPNSIIQTVAALESKYGKAEAEAILTRAGHKHLIGNLPSEMTEESKFHALVQALDKELGEKVMIHILNDSGQRTAAYLLRVRIPGFFQKLLKPLPPGLAFRLLIFAISKNAWTFAGSGDFSYTTGKTPEITVKVTYPTIPVVGNFYLGTFTRLLRELVSPNTKIESSITGTSGAITCRYTCHI; encoded by the coding sequence ATGAGCGAACCCGCAAAAATAGGCCCTAATTCCATCATACAGACTGTCGCCGCGCTTGAATCCAAATACGGCAAAGCTGAAGCCGAAGCAATACTCACCCGCGCCGGCCACAAGCACCTGATCGGCAACCTTCCCTCGGAAATGACAGAGGAATCAAAATTCCACGCCCTCGTTCAGGCCCTCGATAAAGAGCTGGGAGAAAAAGTCATGATCCACATCCTCAATGACTCCGGCCAGCGTACCGCGGCCTACCTCCTGAGGGTCAGGATTCCGGGATTTTTTCAGAAACTGCTCAAACCTCTGCCTCCCGGCCTGGCATTCAGGCTCCTGATCTTCGCGATCAGCAAAAACGCATGGACCTTCGCCGGCAGCGGCGACTTCAGCTACACCACCGGCAAAACACCGGAAATCACCGTCAAGGTTACCTACCCGACCATTCCGGTCGTCGGCAACTTCTACCTCGGCACCTTCACCAGACTACTCAGGGAACTGGTCTCCCCCAACACAAAAATCGAGTCCTCCATCACCGGCACCAGCGGAGCAATCACCTGCCGCTACACCTGCCACATCTGA
- a CDS encoding helix-hairpin-helix domain-containing protein — MNPEKVDRARLHKLTDLPNIGPALADDLRLIGIERPLDLVGRSPVELYQALSSITGTRQDPCVLDVFISITRFMEGEEPRPWWHYSTERKKMSHT, encoded by the coding sequence ATGAACCCTGAAAAAGTCGACAGAGCCAGACTGCACAAGCTTACCGACCTGCCCAATATCGGTCCGGCTCTTGCGGATGATCTTCGTCTGATCGGTATCGAAAGACCGTTGGATCTGGTGGGTCGCTCGCCCGTCGAACTCTATCAGGCCTTGTCATCGATCACAGGCACGCGACAGGACCCCTGCGTGCTGGACGTGTTCATCTCCATCACCCGCTTCATGGAGGGGGAGGAGCCTCGCCCGTGGTGGCACTACAGCACCGAACGGAAAAAGATGTCTCACACATGA
- a CDS encoding Ig-like domain-containing protein produces the protein MKARPSPKAFFIILLLLTVGCATDRPPSGGPPDNAPLRITDVQPEASLTDIQPETIRFTFNRYVPTASLRRSIVFSPRITGYEIRGDGEEAVIIFNEPFEQNRTYSISFNTSLQSSRGNELEKSYTYAFSTGPFLDSGEIEGTVYTRENKPARGALIYAFLREPQQAQAEQSILERHPDYVVQTGTDGTFRFNHLKKGSYRLMAFMDKDGNRILNLNHEAHASGTIENVPTGSRPLLFRMSSPHEEKRQSAAAGKNAPQPTDPGAIIGTIRTLHHAAVIEAVNMTTGTWYRTTAVNTRHREQSFVLKNLPAGRYLVSAYLPGKDIAADGSIPQWSPGNIWPFRPADELVIHPDPVIVRKGWTTGNIELNLQPSALRGKEK, from the coding sequence TTGAAGGCTCGACCCTCACCAAAAGCGTTCTTCATAATCCTGCTGCTGCTGACAGTCGGGTGCGCCACTGACCGCCCTCCTTCCGGAGGCCCTCCGGATAACGCTCCCCTGCGGATAACAGACGTCCAGCCTGAAGCGTCTTTAACCGATATTCAGCCAGAAACGATCCGTTTCACCTTCAACCGTTATGTCCCCACAGCATCCCTGAGGCGCTCGATAGTTTTTTCACCAAGGATCACCGGCTATGAAATCAGGGGTGATGGCGAAGAAGCTGTCATCATCTTCAACGAGCCTTTTGAGCAGAACAGAACCTATTCGATCTCATTCAACACATCCCTGCAGAGCAGCCGCGGCAACGAACTTGAAAAAAGTTACACCTACGCTTTTTCAACCGGTCCCTTTCTCGACAGCGGCGAAATCGAAGGAACCGTCTATACCAGGGAGAACAAACCGGCCAGAGGCGCATTGATCTATGCGTTTCTTCGAGAGCCTCAACAAGCGCAGGCAGAACAATCAATCCTTGAACGGCACCCGGACTACGTCGTCCAGACAGGTACGGACGGAACCTTCCGCTTCAATCATCTGAAAAAGGGCAGCTACCGGCTCATGGCCTTCATGGATAAGGACGGTAACCGGATACTGAACCTGAACCATGAAGCGCATGCCTCCGGCACGATCGAAAACGTTCCGACAGGCTCCCGGCCGCTGCTGTTCAGAATGTCGTCGCCACACGAGGAGAAGCGCCAATCAGCAGCAGCTGGCAAAAACGCACCCCAGCCGACGGACCCCGGCGCCATTATCGGAACGATTCGGACCCTGCACCATGCGGCTGTCATCGAAGCAGTCAATATGACGACAGGCACATGGTACCGGACAACCGCCGTCAACACCCGGCATAGAGAACAATCGTTTGTGCTGAAAAATCTTCCCGCAGGGCGCTATCTCGTCAGTGCCTATCTGCCCGGAAAGGATATTGCTGCTGACGGAAGCATCCCTCAATGGAGCCCCGGCAATATTTGGCCATTCAGGCCCGCAGACGAGCTTGTCATCCACCCCGATCCGGTTATCGTCCGCAAGGGCTGGACGACAGGCAACATTGAGCTGAACCTGCAGCCATCAGCGCTGAGAGGAAAAGAGAAATGA
- a CDS encoding toll/interleukin-1 receptor domain-containing protein, with protein MKMFWSYARLDDMEPKRKVSKLRKAFENVLSQTQGTPCDVFFDRDSLHWGVAWREEIERSIRECDGIVAVVSPSYFNRRMCLYELQMAVEARKKIFPLYYRSCSELRSAFKEDGDEAEINRGLNSASLIITELQMMDFRELRNEKIGSKKVEDFLDRMAEVVS; from the coding sequence ATGAAGATGTTCTGGAGTTACGCACGGCTCGACGACATGGAGCCGAAACGCAAGGTATCGAAACTGCGCAAGGCGTTCGAAAATGTCCTGTCGCAGACGCAGGGGACACCGTGTGACGTGTTTTTCGATCGTGATTCGTTGCACTGGGGTGTTGCATGGCGTGAGGAGATCGAGCGTTCGATACGAGAGTGCGACGGCATCGTGGCGGTCGTTTCTCCATCCTACTTTAACCGCAGAATGTGCTTGTACGAGCTGCAGATGGCCGTCGAAGCCCGGAAAAAGATTTTTCCGCTCTATTACAGGAGTTGCAGCGAGCTTCGCAGCGCTTTCAAGGAGGACGGTGATGAAGCGGAGATCAACAGGGGTCTGAACAGCGCCTCTTTGATAATCACTGAGCTTCAGATGATGGATTTTCGCGAGTTGCGTAACGAGAAGATCGGTTCTAAAAAGGTCGAGGATTTTCTGGATCGGATGGCGGAAGTCGTTTCATGA